A genomic stretch from Serratia entomophila includes:
- a CDS encoding transglutaminase family protein: MKLNIEHSTHYHYAQQVQRSTQYLRLTPQNSQHQRILSWQLTLPENAVCTTDAFGNVLHVLTLDEPHQAITIRAQGVVEIEDGVEDLALGHLSPLVFLRHSPLTQPDAAIQAFALRYHQPQAVLAGLERLMGELLLKMPYNPGATQVTDSAVEAFATGSGVCQDHTHVFLACCRSLNIPARYVSGYLYSEDSTHVATHAWAEAWVEDRWHSFDITNNTRLPNQHLKLAVGIDYLDACPVRGMRLGGGCEDMHTIAAVQMMPAGQ; the protein is encoded by the coding sequence ATGAAACTGAACATTGAGCACAGCACCCATTACCACTACGCGCAACAGGTGCAGCGCAGCACCCAATACCTGCGGTTGACGCCGCAAAACTCGCAGCATCAGCGCATTCTCTCCTGGCAACTGACGCTGCCGGAAAACGCAGTGTGCACCACCGACGCCTTCGGCAACGTGCTGCACGTGCTGACGCTGGACGAACCGCATCAGGCGATCACCATTCGGGCGCAGGGGGTGGTGGAAATCGAAGACGGCGTCGAAGATCTGGCGCTGGGCCATCTGTCGCCGCTGGTGTTCCTGCGCCACAGCCCGCTGACCCAGCCCGACGCCGCGATCCAGGCTTTCGCCCTGCGCTACCACCAGCCGCAGGCGGTGCTGGCCGGGCTGGAACGGCTGATGGGCGAACTGCTGCTGAAAATGCCCTATAACCCGGGCGCCACCCAGGTGACCGACAGCGCCGTCGAGGCCTTCGCCACCGGCAGCGGGGTCTGCCAGGATCACACCCACGTATTTCTGGCCTGCTGCCGCAGCCTGAACATTCCGGCGCGCTACGTCAGCGGCTACCTGTACAGCGAAGACTCCACCCACGTCGCCACCCACGCCTGGGCGGAGGCCTGGGTGGAAGACCGCTGGCACAGTTTCGACATTACCAACAACACCCGTTTGCCGAATCAGCACCTTAAGCTGGCGGTGGGCATCGACTATCTGGACGCCTGCCCGGTGCGCGGCATGCGGTTGGGCGGCGGCTGCGAGGACATGCACACCATCGCCGCGGTGCAGATGATGCCGGCCGGCCAGTAG
- a CDS encoding proteasome-type protease yields MTYCVAMRLSSGLVFASDSRTNAGVDHISTFRKLHVFQQDGERTLVLQSAGNLATTQSIISLLLRRSQDAERPNLLNAPSLYEAASLVGETVREVIQRDSEAQQSGSTTDFSCNLLLGGQIRGEETRLFHIYPQGNFIEATRDTPYFQIGESKYGKPIIDRVLNYDTPLEQAMQCALISLDSTLRSNLSVGLPLDVMIYPRGSFSSAQQYRITEDHPHFSAIRKGWGEGLVSIFKQLPPLAL; encoded by the coding sequence ATGACCTATTGTGTGGCCATGCGCTTGTCGTCCGGGCTGGTCTTTGCTTCCGATTCACGCACCAACGCCGGGGTGGACCATATCTCCACCTTCCGCAAACTGCACGTGTTCCAGCAGGACGGCGAACGCACGCTGGTGCTGCAGAGCGCCGGCAATCTGGCGACCACCCAGAGCATCATCAGCCTGCTGCTGCGCCGCAGCCAGGACGCCGAGCGCCCCAACCTGCTGAACGCGCCCAGCCTGTACGAAGCCGCCAGCCTGGTGGGCGAAACGGTGCGCGAAGTGATCCAGCGCGACAGCGAGGCGCAGCAGAGCGGCAGCACCACCGATTTCAGCTGCAATCTGCTGCTCGGCGGCCAGATCCGCGGCGAAGAGACCCGGCTGTTCCATATCTACCCGCAGGGCAACTTTATCGAGGCTACCCGCGACACCCCCTACTTCCAGATCGGCGAAAGCAAATACGGCAAGCCGATCATCGATCGGGTGCTGAACTACGATACCCCGCTGGAGCAGGCGATGCAGTGCGCGCTGATCTCGCTGGATTCGACCCTGCGCAGCAATCTGTCGGTCGGGCTGCCGCTCGACGTGATGATCTACCCGCGCGGCAGCTTCAGCAGCGCCCAGCAATACCGCATCACCGAAGATCACCCGCACTTCAGCGCCATCCGCAAAGGCTGGGGCGAAGGGCTGGTCAGCATTTTCAAACAGCTGCCGCCGCTGGCGCTGTAA
- a CDS encoding alpha-E domain-containing protein has protein sequence MLSRTASELYWMARYLERAESIARVLDVTNKLSMMPIRDGGDRDLQVPLDLTGTGQLYAAAYPELTMANLVSFFALDSRNHSSIYSCLQMGWGNAHAVRGSLSSEVWESINATWIEMKLIRRQGIGSVGADAFFDWVKERSHLFRGAMFGTLLRSDAMCFIRLGTLLERADGTARLLGVKNALMDSDGDPVREYYRMDTLLRAVSAREAYHSIYKQQLSRETIAELMILRNEIPRSLLACVGDMVQQLEQIGGNSANQPRRLAHTLHAELRFSSMKDLSRIGLSDWLDAFLGQVSGIAESIHHTYLEAQ, from the coding sequence ATGCTGAGCCGCACCGCCAGTGAACTCTATTGGATGGCCCGCTATCTGGAGCGGGCGGAAAGCATCGCCCGGGTGCTCGACGTCACCAACAAACTGTCGATGATGCCGATCCGCGACGGCGGCGATCGGGATCTGCAGGTGCCGCTCGATCTGACCGGCACCGGCCAGCTGTACGCCGCCGCCTACCCCGAGCTGACGATGGCCAACCTGGTGAGCTTCTTCGCCCTCGACAGCCGCAACCACAGCAGCATCTACAGCTGCCTGCAGATGGGCTGGGGCAACGCCCACGCGGTGCGCGGCAGCCTGTCTTCCGAAGTCTGGGAGAGCATCAACGCCACCTGGATCGAGATGAAGCTGATCCGCCGCCAGGGCATCGGCTCGGTCGGCGCCGACGCCTTCTTCGACTGGGTGAAGGAACGCTCGCACCTGTTCCGCGGCGCGATGTTCGGCACCCTGCTGCGCAGCGACGCCATGTGCTTTATTCGCCTCGGCACCCTGCTGGAGCGGGCCGACGGCACCGCCCGCCTGCTGGGGGTGAAAAACGCGCTGATGGACAGCGACGGCGACCCGGTGCGCGAATACTACCGTATGGACACGCTGCTGCGGGCGGTGAGCGCGCGCGAAGCCTATCACAGCATCTACAAGCAGCAACTGAGCCGGGAAACCATCGCCGAGCTGATGATCCTGCGCAACGAGATCCCGCGTTCGCTGCTGGCCTGCGTCGGCGACATGGTGCAGCAGTTGGAACAGATCGGCGGCAACAGCGCCAATCAACCGCGCCGCCTGGCGCACACCCTGCACGCCGAGCTGCGCTTCAGCAGCATGAAAGACCTGAGCCGGATCGGCCTGAGCGACTGGCTGGACGCCTTCCTCGGGCAGGTCAGCGGCATCGCCGAAAGCATTCACCACACTTATCTGGAGGCGCAATGA